The Patescibacteria group bacterium genome window below encodes:
- the rplN gene encoding 50S ribosomal protein L14 → MIQVQSMLKVADNTGAKRVQCIRVLGGYRKRYARVGEKITVVVKQATPHSMVKKSDILLAVVVRVKKEIRRTDGSYVRFDDNACVIIDKKNGEPRGTRIFGPIPREVRRAGYTKIASLAPEVI, encoded by the coding sequence ATGATTCAAGTTCAAAGCATGTTAAAAGTAGCAGATAACACAGGCGCTAAACGCGTCCAGTGTATTCGCGTGCTCGGCGGTTATCGTAAGCGCTATGCTAGAGTTGGCGAAAAGATTACTGTAGTAGTTAAGCAGGCTACACCGCATTCCATGGTTAAAAAAAGTGATATTTTACTGGCAGTGGTGGTTAGAGTTAAAAAAGAAATTCGTCGTACAGACGGTAGTTATGTTCGCTTTGACGATAATGCTTGCGTTATTATTGATAAAAAGAACGGAGAACCAAGAGGTACCCGTATTTTCGGACCCATTCCGCGTGAAGTTCGTCGGGCCGGTTATACGAAGATAGCCTCTTTGGCTCCTGAAGTTATTTAA
- the rpsQ gene encoding 30S ribosomal protein S17 produces the protein MKNNKITEQVETKPIIKKVFKGVVVSDKMDKTVVVAVETVKINSKYHRRYVSTSRYKVHDPENRFKEGDKVSLVECRPLSKEKRWRVIYQ, from the coding sequence ATGAAAAATAATAAGATTACAGAACAAGTTGAAACCAAGCCCATTATTAAAAAAGTTTTTAAGGGTGTGGTGGTTAGCGATAAAATGGACAAAACCGTAGTGGTAGCCGTGGAAACAGTTAAGATTAATTCCAAGTACCACCGTCGTTATGTTTCAACTAGTCGTTATAAGGTTCATGATCCCGAGAATCGCTTTAAGGAAGGGGATAAGGTTTCTTTAGTGGAATGTCGCCCTTTGTCTAAAGAGAAGCGTTGGCGAGTGATTTACCAATAA
- the rpmC gene encoding 50S ribosomal protein L29: MELQDLRKKELSDLHKLLGEKREDLRRLRFKDANKQLKDVREVRELRLLVARLLTVINEKR; this comes from the coding sequence ATGGAATTACAAGATTTACGAAAAAAAGAATTATCTGATCTACATAAGCTGCTTGGCGAAAAGCGGGAAGATTTAAGGCGCTTGCGCTTTAAGGATGCCAATAAGCAACTTAAAGATGTTCGTGAGGTTAGAGAACTTCGTCTTTTGGTCGCACGTCTTTTAACCGTTATTAATGAAAAGCGTTAA
- the rplP gene encoding 50S ribosomal protein L16: MLAPKKTKYRKSHKLTRGGKASRLINLGFGSYGLKSIEACWVTARQIESARRVITRYVQRTGKLWIRIFPDKSVTKKGGEIPMGKGKGSVDHYVAIVKPGMIIFEIEGVTEKQAREAMGLAAYKLPVKCIFVKKH, encoded by the coding sequence ATGTTGGCACCCAAAAAGACAAAATATCGCAAATCACACAAGCTCACCAGGGGTGGGAAGGCTTCCCGTCTGATTAACCTTGGTTTTGGCAGTTACGGCTTAAAGAGTATTGAAGCTTGTTGGGTGACGGCTAGACAAATAGAATCTGCTCGTAGGGTTATAACTCGTTATGTCCAAAGAACAGGTAAGCTGTGGATTAGAATTTTCCCGGATAAATCTGTTACCAAAAAAGGCGGTGAAATTCCTATGGGTAAAGGTAAGGGTTCAGTAGATCATTACGTAGCCATTGTTAAACCCGGTATGATTATTTTTGAAATTGAAGGAGTAACGGAAAAACAAGCCAGAGAAGCTATGGGTTTAGCTGCTTATAAGCTACCCGTTAAGTGCATTTTTGTTAAAAAACATTAA
- the rpsC gene encoding 30S ribosomal protein S3, with protein sequence MGQKVNPKVFRVGITRTWPSKWFATSRDYIAQVKQDVLIRKFLVKDLREAGIHQVEIERPSGKKIVVTIFTAKPGLIIGRGGAGIDNLKKKLHTKFLKNFRLGEINVNVNEIDRPNLSAQVLVQSIALDLEKRMPFKRVMKQAISRAERAGAMGVKVMVSGRLNGAEIARSEMLVSGKLPLQTLRADIDYARGTALTTFGLIGIKVWVYRGEIFNKREEAGSVVTVNKKNVKK encoded by the coding sequence ATGGGACAGAAAGTTAATCCAAAAGTCTTTCGTGTAGGTATAACCAGAACCTGGCCTTCCAAGTGGTTTGCGACCAGTAGGGATTATATTGCTCAAGTAAAACAGGATGTTTTAATCCGTAAGTTTTTAGTTAAAGATTTACGCGAAGCTGGTATTCATCAGGTGGAAATTGAAAGACCTTCTGGTAAAAAGATTGTAGTCACTATTTTTACTGCTAAGCCTGGTTTAATTATCGGTCGTGGTGGAGCGGGCATTGACAACCTTAAGAAAAAGCTCCATACTAAATTCTTAAAGAATTTTCGTTTAGGTGAAATAAACGTTAATGTTAATGAAATAGATCGTCCGAATTTAAGCGCTCAGGTTTTGGTTCAGTCCATAGCTCTTGATTTGGAAAAAAGAATGCCTTTTAAGAGAGTTATGAAGCAAGCTATTAGTCGGGCTGAAAGAGCTGGTGCTATGGGTGTTAAAGTAATGGTTTCTGGACGCTTAAACGGTGCTGAAATAGCTAGAAGCGAAATGTTGGTTTCCGGCAAATTGCCTTTGCAAACTTTACGCGCGGACATTGATTATGCTCGCGGTACGGCTTTGACAACTTTTGGTTTAATTGGCATTAAAGTGTGGGTTTACCGCGGAGAGATTTTTAATAAAAGAGAAGAAGCTGGTTCAGTGGTAACCGTTAATAAGAAAAACGTAAAGAAATAA
- the rpsS gene encoding 30S ribosomal protein S19 yields MSRSLKKGPYINERLLKKIQNLKPGDKTVIKVWDRSATITPEMVGFTIGVHNGKVHTPVLVNENMIGHKLGEFSPTRKFVSHGGKIAKAQKGK; encoded by the coding sequence ATGTCAAGAAGTCTTAAAAAAGGCCCATACATTAACGAAAGGCTGTTAAAAAAGATTCAAAACCTTAAGCCCGGTGATAAAACCGTTATTAAGGTTTGGGACAGATCTGCTACTATTACGCCAGAGATGGTTGGGTTTACAATTGGCGTACATAACGGTAAGGTTCATACACCGGTTTTAGTTAATGAGAATATGATTGGTCATAAGTTAGGAGAATTTTCTCCTACTAGAAAATTTGTTAGCCATGGCGGTAAAATAGCCAAGGCGCAAAAAGGTAAATAA
- the rplB gene encoding 50S ribosomal protein L2 → MAIKKAKPTTPGLRGASFEDFSDITTKNPHRALLTIRKQFAGRNAQGKITVRHRGGGVKRYIRTIDFKRDKFGVPGTIKTIEYDPNRGSRIGLIFYKDGEKRYMIVPAGLEVGTVILSDNKAIEPSVGNAMPLEHIPVGLPVHNVELEPGKGGQLARGAGNALYIMSVEKKYAQLKLPSGEIRLVKKECLGTIGQVGNADRRHVKLGKAGRSRLLGRRPTVRGTAMNPVDHPHGGGEGNQPIGLKHPKTKWGKNAYGVPTRSKKKASGKLIIQSRKGRKK, encoded by the coding sequence ATGGCAATTAAGAAAGCAAAACCTACCACCCCCGGACTTCGCGGCGCCAGCTTTGAAGACTTTTCGGATATTACTACCAAGAATCCGCATCGTGCCTTGTTGACGATTCGTAAACAATTTGCCGGTCGTAATGCCCAGGGTAAGATTACCGTACGTCATCGTGGCGGAGGGGTTAAGCGCTATATTAGAACAATTGACTTTAAAAGAGATAAATTCGGTGTACCTGGTACGATTAAGACTATTGAGTATGATCCGAACAGAGGTTCTCGTATCGGTTTAATATTCTATAAAGATGGAGAAAAGCGTTACATGATTGTCCCTGCTGGTCTAGAGGTTGGAACTGTTATCTTGAGCGATAATAAAGCTATTGAACCTTCAGTCGGTAATGCTATGCCCTTAGAACACATTCCAGTTGGCCTACCTGTTCATAACGTTGAATTAGAGCCCGGTAAAGGCGGACAGTTAGCTCGCGGTGCCGGTAATGCTCTTTATATAATGTCGGTTGAAAAGAAATACGCCCAGTTGAAGCTACCTTCCGGAGAAATTCGTTTGGTTAAAAAAGAATGCTTGGGTACTATTGGTCAAGTAGGTAACGCAGATAGACGTCATGTTAAATTAGGTAAAGCCGGACGTAGTCGTTTACTTGGACGTCGCCCAACCGTTAGAGGAACAGCTATGAACCCAGTAGATCACCCACACGGTGGAGGTGAAGGTAACCAGCCAATCGGTTTGAAGCATCCTAAGACCAAATGGGGTAAGAATGCTTATGGAGTTCCGACCAGATCAAAGAAGAAAGCTTCTGGTAAATTAATTATTCAAAGCCGTAAAGGCAGGAAGAAATAA
- the rplW gene encoding 50S ribosomal protein L23, whose protein sequence is MKTSQAYRILVRPLISEKVTQQQAFGQYTFEVARKANKIEVAKAIKEIYGLTPTKVSMIVMEGKTKRFGRTVGKRKDWKKAIVTLPKGKTISLYEGV, encoded by the coding sequence ATTAAGACTTCTCAAGCTTACAGAATCCTAGTTCGTCCTTTAATCTCTGAAAAAGTTACCCAGCAACAAGCTTTTGGGCAATATACTTTTGAGGTGGCTCGTAAGGCCAATAAGATTGAAGTAGCTAAAGCGATTAAAGAAATTTACGGACTTACTCCAACCAAAGTTTCCATGATAGTTATGGAAGGTAAAACCAAGCGTTTTGGTCGCACTGTTGGAAAAAGAAAGGATTGGAAAAAAGCGATTGTTACTTTGCCTAAAGGCAAAACCATTAGTCTTTACGAAGGTGTTTAA
- the rplD gene encoding 50S ribosomal protein L4, with amino-acid sequence MISYKIHNQNGEEVGQTELSEAVFGVSPNKSLVHQALVAQMSNERKVLAHTKDRSEVRGGGKKPWKQKGTGRARAGSSRSPIWIGGGVTFGPTNQRSFGKDLNLKMKRKALKIVLSDKVINKKLVILDDLKIEEFKTKIFKGIIDKVRANALEENQGKILMIDSSAEMTVKNSARNLPDVKMINVDNLNIVDVLHYPNLFLTDRALKIIEERYQKQ; translated from the coding sequence ATGATTTCTTATAAAATCCACAATCAAAACGGAGAAGAAGTCGGACAAACAGAATTGTCTGAAGCGGTTTTTGGCGTTAGCCCAAATAAATCCTTGGTTCATCAGGCTTTAGTAGCCCAGATGTCCAACGAAAGGAAAGTTTTGGCTCACACTAAAGATCGTAGCGAAGTGCGTGGTGGTGGTAAAAAACCCTGGAAACAAAAAGGTACCGGCCGAGCTAGAGCTGGTTCAAGCCGTAGCCCAATTTGGATTGGCGGAGGTGTAACTTTTGGTCCAACCAACCAAAGAAGTTTTGGCAAAGATCTTAACTTAAAAATGAAGCGCAAGGCTCTTAAGATTGTTTTATCCGATAAGGTTATTAATAAAAAGTTGGTTATTTTGGATGATTTGAAAATTGAGGAGTTTAAAACCAAAATCTTTAAAGGAATAATTGATAAAGTTCGTGCCAACGCTTTGGAAGAAAACCAGGGTAAAATTTTAATGATTGATTCTTCTGCCGAGATGACAGTTAAAAATTCCGCCAGAAACCTACCAGATGTTAAGATGATTAATGTTGATAACCTTAATATTGTTGATGTTCTTCATTATCCCAACTTGTTTTTAACAGATAGGGCTTTAAAGATTATTGAAGAGCGTTATCAGAAGCAATAA
- the rplC gene encoding 50S ribosomal protein L3 gives MKFILGKKIAMTQIWQQDTVVPVTRILAGPCVVIRHKTDEKDGYNAVQVGFGVKATKNIRKPQLGEYKELGNFRYVKEFRLSGQDSALNLQSGDYVTVSSFKVGDRLTIVGTSKGKGFQGVVRRHGFHGQDATHGNKDQLRMPGSIGSTGPQHVFKGTRMAGRMGGDSVTLHDVEVIAIDEKDGSLYVKGAVPGARNGLIMLSSEGEVTPLSKEEAMKVISEEVKEEKEETADENKEEVKEETEQPEEVKEEVVEEAKEEAEVKEEVAMETTEENKETSEEATEEKTEEALVAEVVEEVENKEEKS, from the coding sequence ATGAAATTTATTCTTGGAAAAAAAATCGCCATGACTCAAATTTGGCAACAGGACACGGTTGTTCCCGTAACCCGTATTTTAGCCGGTCCTTGTGTGGTTATTCGTCATAAAACCGATGAAAAGGACGGCTATAACGCTGTGCAGGTAGGTTTTGGCGTTAAGGCAACCAAGAATATAAGAAAACCGCAACTTGGTGAATATAAAGAACTTGGTAATTTCCGTTATGTTAAGGAGTTTAGATTATCTGGCCAAGATTCTGCTCTTAATCTCCAATCTGGGGATTATGTTACTGTTTCTTCTTTTAAAGTTGGAGATCGTTTAACGATTGTCGGAACATCAAAGGGTAAGGGTTTTCAAGGAGTAGTTAGACGCCATGGTTTCCATGGACAAGACGCTACCCATGGTAACAAGGATCAGTTAAGAATGCCTGGTTCCATCGGTTCAACAGGACCTCAGCACGTTTTTAAAGGTACCCGTATGGCTGGTAGGATGGGAGGAGACAGTGTAACTTTGCATGATGTTGAAGTTATTGCCATTGACGAGAAAGATGGTAGCTTGTATGTTAAGGGAGCTGTACCAGGAGCTCGTAATGGACTTATTATGCTTTCTTCAGAAGGGGAGGTAACTCCTTTAAGTAAAGAAGAAGCTATGAAGGTTATTTCAGAAGAAGTAAAGGAAGAAAAAGAAGAAACTGCAGATGAAAATAAAGAAGAAGTTAAAGAAGAAACCGAGCAACCTGAAGAAGTTAAGGAAGAAGTAGTAGAAGAAGCTAAGGAAGAAGCGGAAGTAAAAGAAGAAGTAGCTATGGAAACAACTGAGGAGAATAAAGAAACAAGCGAAGAAGCAACTGAAGAAAAAACTGAAGAAGCCCTAGTAGCTGAGGTTGTTGAAGAAGTTGAGAATAAAGAAGAAAAATCTTAA
- the rpsJ gene encoding 30S ribosomal protein S10 yields MTEVEKNVVETAKTAADFKQRVRIKIRSFDHKIIDQSTRIIVETVKRTGAQLYGPIPLPTEKRKYTVNSSTFVHKDARDQFEMRTHKRLLDIIEPSAATIEALSNLNLPTGVDVEIKM; encoded by the coding sequence ATGACAGAAGTTGAAAAAAATGTTGTTGAGACGGCTAAGACGGCCGCCGACTTTAAGCAAAGGGTGAGAATTAAAATTCGCTCCTTTGATCATAAGATTATTGACCAATCAACAAGAATTATTGTTGAAACCGTCAAAAGAACCGGCGCGCAGCTTTACGGACCGATTCCTCTACCAACAGAGAAGAGGAAATACACGGTCAATTCGTCAACTTTTGTTCACAAAGATGCGCGGGATCAGTTTGAAATGAGAACCCACAAGAGACTGTTGGACATCATTGAACCCTCCGCCGCCACCATTGAAGCCCTAAGTAATCTTAATTTACCCACCGGCGTTGATGTTGAAATAAAAATGTAA
- the tuf gene encoding elongation factor Tu, whose protein sequence is MADKFERSKPHVNVGTIGHVDHGKTTLTAALLKVLADRGLSASSKDVDQIDAAPEEKARGITIATAHVEYESEARHYAHVDCPGHADYVKNMITGAAQMDGAILVVSATDGPMPQTREHILLARQVGVPYIVVFLNKCDMVEDKELIDLVEEEVKDLLKKYEFPGDTTPIIRGSALKALENPTGEYGEAVMQLVKALDEHIPEPERDIEKPFLMPIEDIFSIEGRGTVVTGRVERGIIKVNDEVEIVGLRETKKTVVTGIEMFNKLLDEGRAGDNAGLLLRGTKKDDVERGQVLAKIGSVTPHTEFECEVYVLSKDEGGRHKPFFKGYKPQFYIRTTDVTGEVELPAGTEMVMPGDTVNLNVKLISPVALEEKQRFAIREGGRTVGAGVVVKILK, encoded by the coding sequence ATGGCAGACAAATTTGAAAGAAGTAAACCGCACGTTAACGTTGGTACCATTGGACACGTTGACCACGGTAAAACCACTTTGACCGCCGCCTTATTAAAGGTTTTGGCTGATAGGGGTTTGTCCGCATCCAGTAAGGATGTTGACCAGATTGACGCCGCGCCTGAAGAAAAGGCTCGCGGTATAACCATCGCTACCGCTCACGTTGAATACGAGTCGGAAGCCAGACACTACGCTCACGTAGACTGTCCTGGTCACGCTGACTATGTTAAAAACATGATTACCGGTGCCGCCCAGATGGACGGAGCTATTTTAGTAGTTTCTGCCACTGATGGACCTATGCCTCAGACTCGTGAACACATTCTGTTGGCTCGTCAGGTTGGTGTGCCTTATATTGTTGTTTTCTTGAACAAGTGCGACATGGTGGAAGACAAAGAACTTATTGACTTAGTTGAAGAAGAAGTTAAAGATTTACTTAAAAAATACGAATTCCCTGGTGATACTACCCCAATTATTCGCGGTAGTGCCTTAAAAGCTTTGGAAAATCCAACTGGAGAATATGGAGAAGCTGTTATGCAATTGGTTAAAGCTCTTGATGAACACATTCCTGAACCAGAACGTGATATTGAAAAGCCTTTCTTAATGCCTATTGAAGATATTTTCTCAATTGAAGGACGTGGTACGGTTGTTACCGGACGTGTTGAAAGAGGTATTATTAAGGTTAACGATGAAGTAGAAATTGTCGGTTTGCGTGAAACTAAAAAGACCGTAGTTACTGGCATTGAAATGTTTAACAAGTTACTTGACGAAGGTAGAGCTGGTGATAATGCCGGATTGCTTTTGCGCGGTACCAAGAAAGATGATGTTGAACGCGGACAGGTTTTGGCTAAGATCGGATCAGTTACCCCTCATACTGAATTTGAATGTGAAGTTTACGTTCTTAGTAAAGATGAAGGTGGACGCCATAAGCCTTTCTTTAAGGGATACAAGCCACAGTTTTATATCAGAACCACTGATGTTACCGGTGAGGTTGAATTACCTGCAGGTACTGAAATGGTTATGCCCGGTGATACCGTTAATTTAAATGTTAAATTAATCTCTCCGGTCGCTTTGGAAGAAAAGCAACGCTTTGCTATTCGCGAAGGCGGACGCACTGTTGGTGCTGGTGTAGTAGTTAAGATTCTTAAGTAA
- the fusA gene encoding elongation factor G yields the protein MAREYSLQNTRNIGIMAHIDAGKTTFTERVLFYTGKKHKIGEVHEGAAEMDWMEQEKERGITITSAATTCFWHDNRINIIDTPGHVDFTVEVERSLRVLDGAVAVFDGSAGVEPQSETVWRQADKYHVPRLCFVNKMDKMGADFYMSLDSIRQRLNPKAVAAQLPIGAEENMSGVIDLIAMQAYEFKGQNGEQINKIDIPEDMKEKVEKHRQELIEKIVECDEALTEKYLGGETIEAEDLKKALRKAVINNEVYPVFCGTALKNIGVQLVLDAVNDYLPSPLDVPMLEGMDIDDEEKKIIVKVEDSEPFSALAFKIATDPFVGKLCFVRVYSGVLRSGSYIFNSSTGKKERIGRLVRMHANHREEIDAIYSGDIAAAIGLKETYTGNTLCDVDRPLLLESISFPEPVIKIAVEPKTKVDQEKMGLALARLAEEDPTFRVESDEETNQTLISGMGELHLDIIVDRMKREFNVEANIGQPQVSYRETIRNKAEAEGKYIKQSGGRGQYGHCWLRIEPQEAGKGSEFVDEVKGGVIPREYIPAIEKGFKEALDKGVVAGYPIVDVKATVYDGSYHEVDSSEAAFKMAGILAFKEACRKASAILLEPIMKVEVTTPEEYMGNVIGDLNSKRGQIDQMTDRGNLKVVDAKVPLAEMFGYATQLRSMSQGRANYSMEFLHYNEVPRHVAEEIAGGKGK from the coding sequence ATGGCTAGGGAATATTCACTCCAAAATACCAGAAATATCGGCATCATGGCCCATATTGACGCCGGAAAAACTACTTTTACCGAGCGCGTTTTGTTTTATACTGGAAAAAAGCATAAAATTGGAGAAGTACACGAAGGTGCGGCTGAAATGGACTGGATGGAGCAGGAAAAAGAACGTGGTATAACTATTACTTCGGCGGCTACTACTTGTTTTTGGCATGATAACCGAATTAACATTATTGATACCCCTGGACACGTTGACTTTACGGTTGAAGTGGAAAGATCTTTGCGTGTTTTAGATGGAGCTGTAGCTGTTTTTGACGGATCTGCTGGTGTTGAACCTCAATCTGAAACCGTTTGGCGCCAAGCTGATAAGTACCATGTACCTCGTCTTTGTTTTGTTAATAAAATGGATAAAATGGGTGCTGATTTTTATATGAGCCTTGATTCAATTCGTCAAAGATTAAATCCAAAGGCCGTAGCTGCTCAATTACCGATCGGGGCTGAAGAAAATATGAGTGGCGTAATTGACCTGATCGCTATGCAGGCTTATGAGTTTAAAGGACAAAACGGTGAACAGATTAACAAGATTGATATTCCTGAAGACATGAAAGAAAAAGTTGAAAAACATCGTCAAGAATTAATTGAAAAAATTGTTGAATGTGATGAAGCTTTGACTGAAAAATATCTTGGTGGTGAAACTATTGAAGCTGAAGATCTTAAAAAAGCTTTACGTAAAGCGGTTATTAACAATGAAGTTTATCCGGTTTTTTGTGGTACTGCCTTAAAGAATATTGGTGTACAGTTAGTTTTGGATGCAGTTAACGATTATCTGCCTTCACCACTTGACGTACCGATGTTGGAAGGTATGGACATTGATGATGAAGAAAAAAAGATTATCGTTAAAGTGGAAGACAGTGAGCCTTTTTCTGCCCTAGCTTTTAAAATAGCTACCGATCCTTTTGTCGGAAAACTCTGTTTTGTTCGTGTTTATTCTGGTGTTCTTCGTTCCGGCTCTTATATTTTTAACTCTTCTACTGGCAAAAAAGAAAGAATTGGTAGATTGGTCAGAATGCATGCCAATCATCGTGAAGAAATTGATGCTATTTACTCCGGAGACATTGCGGCTGCTATTGGTTTAAAAGAAACTTATACTGGTAATACTTTATGTGATGTTGATCGCCCCCTTCTCTTGGAAAGTATTTCTTTCCCAGAGCCAGTTATTAAGATTGCCGTTGAACCTAAAACTAAAGTTGACCAAGAAAAAATGGGTTTGGCTTTAGCTCGTTTAGCTGAAGAAGATCCGACTTTTCGTGTTGAATCTGATGAAGAAACTAATCAGACCCTTATTTCCGGTATGGGCGAATTACACTTGGATATTATTGTAGATAGAATGAAAAGAGAATTTAATGTTGAGGCCAATATCGGGCAACCCCAGGTTTCTTATCGCGAAACCATTCGTAATAAAGCTGAAGCTGAAGGAAAATACATTAAACAGTCTGGAGGAAGAGGACAATATGGACATTGTTGGCTACGTATTGAGCCACAAGAGGCTGGTAAGGGCTCGGAGTTTGTTGATGAAGTTAAAGGTGGAGTTATTCCAAGAGAATATATCCCGGCTATTGAAAAGGGCTTTAAAGAAGCTTTAGACAAAGGTGTGGTTGCCGGTTACCCAATTGTTGACGTCAAGGCCACTGTTTATGACGGTTCTTATCATGAAGTAGACTCTTCTGAGGCAGCCTTTAAAATGGCTGGTATTTTAGCTTTTAAAGAGGCTTGTCGTAAGGCTTCGGCTATACTACTTGAACCGATTATGAAAGTTGAGGTAACTACTCCTGAAGAGTACATGGGTAATGTAATTGGAGACCTTAATTCCAAAAGAGGACAAATTGATCAAATGACAGATAGGGGTAATTTGAAGGTGGTTGATGCTAAGGTGCCTTTAGCTGAAATGTTTGGTTATGCCACCCAACTTCGTTCCATGAGCCAAGGTAGAGCCAATTACAGTATGGAATTCTTGCATTACAACGAAGTTCCGCGTCATGTGGCTGAAGAAATCGCTGGTGGTAAGGGTAAATAA
- the rpsG gene encoding 30S ribosomal protein S7 has product MRGKPAAKRSIQPDVKYSDVEIAKFINYIMYAGKKSVAQKVVYTSFDIIKEKTGQDPRHVFNKAIKLVSPSLEVRGRRVGGANYQIPYQVRGDRRFMLGCRWIIQAARARKGKPMAEKLAMEIIDTSKGESASIKKKLDVQKMAEANKAFAHFAR; this is encoded by the coding sequence ATGAGAGGAAAACCCGCCGCCAAACGTTCAATCCAACCGGATGTTAAGTACAGTGATGTTGAAATAGCCAAATTCATCAATTACATTATGTATGCCGGTAAAAAATCCGTAGCCCAAAAAGTGGTCTACACTTCTTTCGATATTATAAAGGAAAAAACAGGACAAGATCCTCGCCATGTTTTTAACAAGGCTATAAAACTAGTCTCTCCATCTTTGGAAGTAAGAGGCCGAAGAGTTGGTGGAGCCAACTACCAGATTCCTTATCAGGTAAGAGGGGATCGTCGCTTTATGCTTGGTTGTCGTTGGATAATACAAGCAGCTCGCGCTCGCAAAGGTAAGCCAATGGCTGAAAAATTGGCCATGGAGATAATAGATACTTCTAAAGGAGAAAGCGCTTCAATTAAGAAAAAACTTGACGTCCAAAAAATGGCTGAAGCTAACAAGGCTTTTGCTCATTTTGCACGCTAA
- the rpsL gene encoding 30S ribosomal protein S12 encodes MPTINQLIKKGRKTTRAKSKSPALKLTLDTLHRRKNTTIKGAPFKRGVCLKVTTMTPKKPNSALRKIARVRLSNGMEVTAYIPGIGHNLQEHSIVLIKGGRTKDLPGVRYKIIRGVYDAQGVEARRQSRSSYGTKKPKA; translated from the coding sequence ATGCCAACAATTAATCAGTTAATCAAAAAGGGTAGAAAGACTACTAGAGCCAAGAGTAAATCTCCGGCTTTGAAGTTAACGCTGGACACTTTACATAGAAGGAAAAATACTACAATTAAAGGAGCACCCTTTAAGCGCGGTGTTTGCTTAAAAGTTACCACCATGACTCCGAAGAAGCCTAACTCGGCTCTTCGTAAGATTGCCCGTGTTCGCTTGTCTAATGGTATGGAAGTTACCGCTTATATCCCTGGTATTGGTCACAACCTTCAAGAACACTCTATTGTTTTAATAAAAGGTGGTCGTACTAAGGACTTACCAGGTGTTCGTTATAAGATTATTCGTGGTGTTTATGACGCTCAGGGAGTAGAAGCTCGTAGACAGAGCCGCAGTAGCTATGGGACTAAAAAGCCTAAAGCTTAA
- a CDS encoding site-2 protease family protein: MMIIAVTIIILILSAVIHEYAHGWMARRLGDTTAEDEGRLTLNPIKHLDPIGSILVPILLVISKVGFFIAWAKPVPYNPYNLIDRKYGELKVAIAGPVSNIILAAVFALIVRFLPLPDGALISLINGFFTGDDAAIMALTQGSLAVSLVFISLVACFINLALAIFNMMPIPPLDGSKVLAAFLPEPFRSKFSSLERYGLIIVIFLVMLGFFRIIIPVLSWVFFAFIGIPI; this comes from the coding sequence ATGATGATTATTGCTGTTACCATTATAATTTTAATTCTTTCCGCCGTGATTCATGAGTATGCCCACGGTTGGATGGCTCGTCGTTTGGGGGATACTACCGCTGAAGATGAAGGACGACTGACTCTTAACCCGATTAAACATCTTGATCCGATTGGTTCAATTTTAGTGCCAATCCTTTTGGTCATTTCCAAAGTGGGGTTTTTTATTGCTTGGGCTAAGCCGGTACCTTATAATCCGTATAACTTAATAGATAGAAAATACGGAGAGCTTAAGGTGGCCATTGCCGGGCCTGTTAGTAATATTATTCTGGCGGCTGTTTTTGCTTTAATCGTTCGTTTTTTGCCTTTACCAGACGGAGCGCTTATTTCTTTAATTAACGGGTTTTTCACAGGTGATGATGCGGCTATTATGGCTTTAACCCAGGGTTCTTTAGCCGTTAGTCTGGTTTTTATCTCTTTAGTGGCTTGTTTCATTAATTTAGCCTTGGCGATTTTTAATATGATGCCCATCCCTCCATTAGATGGCTCCAAGGTTTTAGCCGCTTTTTTACCTGAGCCTTTTAGGAGTAAATTTTCTTCACTTGAGCGTTACGGATTAATCATTGTTATTTTCCTGGTTATGTTGGGCTTTTTCAGGATTATTATTCCAGTGCTTTCATGGGTATTCTTTGCTTTTATTGGTATACCTATTTAA